Proteins from a single region of Syngnathus scovelli strain Florida chromosome 7, RoL_Ssco_1.2, whole genome shotgun sequence:
- the tubd1 gene encoding tubulin delta chain isoform X2, translating to MSVVTVQLGQCGNQVGLELFDTLYNDVQACQKKTYATASCERFFYQTEDADLVARAVLIDMEPKVINQNFSKTAKSGKWKFYIQGPRHREAMENILRREAERCDGLRGFLAMMSVAGGTGSGVGTYVTQCLRDVYPKSFIVNHLTWPYGTGEVIVQNYNSVLTLGHLYQLSDGLLVHENDTVHRICSQLLHIKDISIADINMVIAHQLGTILQPVLTADSNGVYSRNPLGELVSALACHPEYKLLSVSTIPQMPSSSIAFTNFRWPALIKHLRQMLISNTKMEEGIDWQVRPLAVSERNRIRTGSSVNTSLANLLILRGKDVFSAETGNFADAALYSSWLSPKDAFNVWKCPVSFNKYEKTATLVSNSQALIEPLDNIVRKAWSMFAARAYIHQYTKFGISEEDFLESFAFVEQILSSYSQLGCNG from the exons ATGTCAGTGGTTACGGTTCAGTTGGGTCAGTGCGGCAATCAAGTAGGTCTGGAGTTGTTTGATACCCTTTACAATGACGTTCAAGCATGCCAGAAGAAAACATACGCTACTGCCAGCTGTGAACGCTTTTTCTACCAAACCGAGGATGCAG ATCTTGTTGCCAGGGCAGTGCTGATTGACATGGAGCCAAAGGTCATCAATCAGAATTTCAGCAAGACTGCCAAATCTGGCAAGTGGAA GTTTTACATCCAGGGCCCACGTCACAGAGAAGCGATGGAAAATATCTTGCGGCGTGAGGCGGAGCGCTGTGATGGACTGCGTGGTTTCTTGGCCATGATGAGTGTGGCGGGTGGGACGGGTTCTGGAGTGGGCACCTACGTCACTCAATGTCTGCGGGACGTCTACCCCAAATCCTTCATTGTCAACCACCTAACCTGGCCGTACGGCACAGGCGAG GTGATTGTCCAGAACTACAACTCGGTATTGACACTGGGTCACCTCTACCAGCTGTCGGATGGTCTCCTGGTGCACGAGAATGACACGGTGCACAGGATTTGCAGTCAGCTGCTCCATATTAAAGACATCTCCATTGCTGATATCAACATGGTGATCGCTCATCAGCTGGGCACCATCCTTCAGCCTGTGCTCACTGCTGACTCCAACGGAGTCTACAGCAGGAATCCTCTTG GTGAACTTGTGAGCGCCCTCGCGTGCCACCCAGAGTACAAGCTGCTCAGTGTGAGCACCATACCACAGATGCCGAGTTCCTCCATCGCATTCACCAATTTCAGATGGCCAGCTCTGATCAAACACCTGCGCCAGATGCTCATCTCCAACACCAAGATGGAGGAAG GTATAGACTGGCAGGTACGTCCATTGGCTGTCTCAGAGCGGAACAGGATTCGGACTGGATCCAGTGTCAACACTTCCTTGGCCAATCTGCTCATACTGAGAGGCAAAGACGTGTTCAGTGCAGAGACAG GTAACTTTGCCGATGCAGCCCTTTACAGCTCGTGGCTCTCGCCGAAAGACGCTTTCAACGTTTGGAAATGTCCAGTGTCATTTAATAAGTACGAAAAAACGGCTACGTTGGTCAGCAACAGTCAAGCTCTGATCGAACCATTGGACAACATAGTGAGAAAAGCTTGGAGTATGTTTGCTGCAAG GGCCTACATCCATCAGTACACAAAGTTTGGAATCTCAGAAGAAGATTTCCTTGAAAGCTTTGCTTTTGTAGAGCAAATACTTTCCAGCTACAGTCAACTTGGCTGTAACGGATAA
- the tubd1 gene encoding tubulin delta chain isoform X1, producing the protein MSVVTVQLGQCGNQVGLELFDTLYNDVQACQKKTYATASCERFFYQTEDADLVARAVLIDMEPKVINQNFSKTAKSGKWKYDDASSFNQWQGSGNNWANGFYIQGPRHREAMENILRREAERCDGLRGFLAMMSVAGGTGSGVGTYVTQCLRDVYPKSFIVNHLTWPYGTGEVIVQNYNSVLTLGHLYQLSDGLLVHENDTVHRICSQLLHIKDISIADINMVIAHQLGTILQPVLTADSNGVYSRNPLGELVSALACHPEYKLLSVSTIPQMPSSSIAFTNFRWPALIKHLRQMLISNTKMEEGIDWQVRPLAVSERNRIRTGSSVNTSLANLLILRGKDVFSAETGNFADAALYSSWLSPKDAFNVWKCPVSFNKYEKTATLVSNSQALIEPLDNIVRKAWSMFAARAYIHQYTKFGISEEDFLESFAFVEQILSSYSQLGCNG; encoded by the exons ATGTCAGTGGTTACGGTTCAGTTGGGTCAGTGCGGCAATCAAGTAGGTCTGGAGTTGTTTGATACCCTTTACAATGACGTTCAAGCATGCCAGAAGAAAACATACGCTACTGCCAGCTGTGAACGCTTTTTCTACCAAACCGAGGATGCAG ATCTTGTTGCCAGGGCAGTGCTGATTGACATGGAGCCAAAGGTCATCAATCAGAATTTCAGCAAGACTGCCAAATCTGGCAAGTGGAAGTATGACGATGCATCAAGCTTCAACCAGTGGCAGGGGAGTGGGAACAACTGGGCCAACGG GTTTTACATCCAGGGCCCACGTCACAGAGAAGCGATGGAAAATATCTTGCGGCGTGAGGCGGAGCGCTGTGATGGACTGCGTGGTTTCTTGGCCATGATGAGTGTGGCGGGTGGGACGGGTTCTGGAGTGGGCACCTACGTCACTCAATGTCTGCGGGACGTCTACCCCAAATCCTTCATTGTCAACCACCTAACCTGGCCGTACGGCACAGGCGAG GTGATTGTCCAGAACTACAACTCGGTATTGACACTGGGTCACCTCTACCAGCTGTCGGATGGTCTCCTGGTGCACGAGAATGACACGGTGCACAGGATTTGCAGTCAGCTGCTCCATATTAAAGACATCTCCATTGCTGATATCAACATGGTGATCGCTCATCAGCTGGGCACCATCCTTCAGCCTGTGCTCACTGCTGACTCCAACGGAGTCTACAGCAGGAATCCTCTTG GTGAACTTGTGAGCGCCCTCGCGTGCCACCCAGAGTACAAGCTGCTCAGTGTGAGCACCATACCACAGATGCCGAGTTCCTCCATCGCATTCACCAATTTCAGATGGCCAGCTCTGATCAAACACCTGCGCCAGATGCTCATCTCCAACACCAAGATGGAGGAAG GTATAGACTGGCAGGTACGTCCATTGGCTGTCTCAGAGCGGAACAGGATTCGGACTGGATCCAGTGTCAACACTTCCTTGGCCAATCTGCTCATACTGAGAGGCAAAGACGTGTTCAGTGCAGAGACAG GTAACTTTGCCGATGCAGCCCTTTACAGCTCGTGGCTCTCGCCGAAAGACGCTTTCAACGTTTGGAAATGTCCAGTGTCATTTAATAAGTACGAAAAAACGGCTACGTTGGTCAGCAACAGTCAAGCTCTGATCGAACCATTGGACAACATAGTGAGAAAAGCTTGGAGTATGTTTGCTGCAAG GGCCTACATCCATCAGTACACAAAGTTTGGAATCTCAGAAGAAGATTTCCTTGAAAGCTTTGCTTTTGTAGAGCAAATACTTTCCAGCTACAGTCAACTTGGCTGTAACGGATAA